Within Deltaproteobacteria bacterium HGW-Deltaproteobacteria-18, the genomic segment CTTGTCCTGATGTCATCGCGAACAGGCTTGAGGAGCTTCGCCGGCGCGATGCTGCGCTCAGAGCCCGCTTCACGGGAGAGCCTGCGGCTGTACCCACGGAATCACCGGCGCTTGATGAGGCGCGCGAAAAGCTGGAACTGATCATGTTTCTCCTGGAACTGGCCGAGACATACAGGGGCCGAATTCAGGAGGCTGTGAACGATGCAGGCGTCTGCCGCAACCAGGCCGCCGAGTTTGCGGCTTCAAGAAATTGCAATTTGCTGCGTGCCCGATATCAGCAAGCCCTGCAGCAGGGCGGCATTGAACAGGCCCGCGAAATAGTCCGACAGGCTGCAAATTGCGGCTGGGCTGCAGAGGCCGGAAGAGAAATCGAGACGGCGCGCTGTCAGCGGTTGGGGCAGGCGCTCTTTGACGCGTGCCAGGGCAACAACGTGGAGCGGGTTCGCGCCCTGCTCGGACAGTTCGAATCTTCCTCATGTAGGATCAACGCTGATCTCATGACTCGTGCGCGCGCCCTGGCCAGTGGAAATGCGACGCCGGATGCTCCAGCGCCTGAAATGCTGCGCGGCAATCTGGACCCGGAGGCGAGGTCCAGCCTTCTGGACAAGCACCTGAGGAGCAAAAAACTGCAGTCGATCTCCTTCGATAGCTCCGATGTGGCGGTGGCCCGAGGCGCGAGCGGGCAGTGGGAACTGACTGGTCCGGTCCAGTGCGTGATCAGGCTTGACTGGGGCGCAGGGTATGTTCAGGGGCTTGCCTCGTACAGCAAGATATATACGCTGAATTTCAGGCCTGTCCGAGGTCTGGAAGCCTTGCTTGAAATCGGCACGCTCACGGAATCCGTGAGCGTGAGCGGTTCGCGCAAGCAGACCCGCCAGACGTCCAAGGCGAAGACGGTGCAGGGAGCCCTTTCGCAACAGGGCGATGGCTGGGTGCTGGGACTTCCCAACGGCATCGCCGGGGTTATCGGCGACGTGCCTTACCGTTTGCGGTAAGCCTCTGCTTACTTTTCCAGCAGGGCCTCGACCTCGTGTGATCCCCTTTTTCGGGCGATGGCCAGCGGAGTGTCTCCGTCAGCATTGGGGAGATCCCTGCGCGCGCCCAGGGCGAGCACGGCCCGGGCCAGCGGGGCGTTGTCGTTGCCTGCCGCGTCGTGCAGCAGGCCGTAGCCCTGGTTGTCCCGCGCGTCGATGTCTGCTCCCGCGCGGACCAGCATGCCCAGAAGTTTTCGTCCCTGTTCATAATCCCGGAATTCGATGAATACGACCTTGAGGAGGTTCAGCATCGTCTGTCCGTCGGCGTTTCGGGCCTGTACATCGGACCCGCCCGCCAGGAGAATCGGGACGATCTCCACGGCGCGGTCATGGGTCACGGCGTGGTGCAGGGCCGTGAAGCCCTGGCTGTCGGCGGCATCGGGATGCGCTCCTGCGGTCAGGAGCATTTTCGCAGCTTCGGGGCTCTGGACCTGCATGAGAGGCGTGAGCCCCTGTCCGAGATCCAAGTCTGCAGCGAAACCCTCGGCTCGGCCTTGGGGACCCAGGAAGCGGGCCAGGGTCTCAAGGTCGTCCTGGCCCAGGGCCTGGGACATGATCCCGGCGATGCGCTGGCCGGGGTCAAGGAGGGAATCCGGTTCCTTGCTTCTCAGTTGCGGCGTGCCGTTGCCGGCCTGATTGAGTATCGAGAACAGGCTGGGGTCGGTGGCGCCGCCGACAGGCGTTTTGGGGCTGGTGACGACGAGGTCCGAGGCCGCGCAGGGACATGCCGCGATCAGGGCCATGATCATGCCGAGAAATACTGTGGAAAAGCGGCGCATGGGCTTCATGGTGCCTCCTAGTCGATGAAGTGGATATCGATGGTAAACGGCGCGAGCCATGCGGCGGCCTGCCACATGCTGCAGGACAGCAGCCAGCCGAACTGCAGGACCGCGGCCAGAACGGCGGTATCCGCCTTCTGGCGGGTGCTGATGACGCCCGTGACCAGGAGGCCCGGCACGACGGTTGAGATCTGCAAGGCCAGGGGCGCTCTCCAGAACAGGGCCGTGAGGGCCGGAAGGCTCGGGTCCGGGGGCAGCAACGCATTCAGGATGCCTGCCGCCATGCCGGTCAGGATGACATGGCCCGCCGTCGCGGCTATGACGGTAGCGGCCAGCAGGACGCGGGGGACGATGTTCATGGCCTGCCTCCCTGTCGGTTCGCTCTGGTGGACTTCTCGAATCGTACGATGCGTACCTCTCCCTCGAATTCGCATCGGCCCAGTTCATCCAGCATGATCGCTTCGATCTCGGTCGCGTTCCCGCTGCCGGACCCGGCGCCGATCAGGGGCATGGCCACGGAGAAATAACCCTTGTCCCGGGCGATGGCCAAGGCGTTGCGGACGCTGTCTCGGACGGATTTCGGCGAGGAGCGCCACCACATGTTGA encodes:
- a CDS encoding Appr-1-p processing protein, which produces MHLKIVAGDLLDQDVEVIVNAWNRNIIPWWLLLPQGVSGAIKRRAGTGPFRELARHGAMPLGSAVATSAGRLPFRAIIHVAGINMWWRSSPKSVRDSVRNALAIARDKGYFSVAMPLIGAGSGSGNATEIEAIMLDELGRCEFEGEVRIVRFEKSTRANRQGGRP